The Sagittula sp. P11 genome window below encodes:
- a CDS encoding polysaccharide biosynthesis/export family protein — protein sequence MLAAVSILASCGLPRVGPNKREIFAGSVQREGDSFIVAVNDRVTRATAVVPALGFSEGFRNASVVGSDTIQPGDTLGLTIWENVDDPLLGAGGGATGGSGPAILEEVQVDGSGFIFIPYAGRIRAAGNTPERIRQIITAKLEDQTPDPQVQVRRLAGDGSTVSLLGSISGQGVYAIERPTRTLSSMIARAGGVTIKPEIAQIKIIRGNRTETIWFQDLYKNPDFDIALRGGDRILVEEDTRAFTALGATGTQARVPFEAQSISAVEAIATVGGLISATADPTGVFVFRNEPAEIANHVLGRTDLVGAQRMVYVLDLTEPNGMFMARDFVIRDQDTLYVTEAPYVQWDKTIASLTGSLSSVATVTDISDTLSGSGD from the coding sequence ATGCTGGCCGCGGTGTCGATTCTGGCATCCTGCGGCCTTCCGCGCGTTGGCCCGAACAAACGCGAAATCTTTGCAGGATCTGTTCAGAGGGAGGGTGACTCCTTCATTGTCGCGGTGAACGACCGGGTGACGCGGGCCACGGCCGTGGTTCCGGCGCTCGGCTTCTCTGAAGGCTTCCGGAATGCCTCTGTCGTCGGGTCGGACACGATCCAGCCCGGGGACACACTGGGCCTGACGATCTGGGAAAACGTCGACGATCCGCTTCTGGGCGCCGGTGGCGGCGCTACCGGCGGCAGCGGGCCGGCCATCCTCGAAGAAGTGCAGGTCGACGGCTCCGGTTTCATCTTCATTCCCTACGCTGGCCGCATCCGTGCCGCCGGGAACACGCCCGAACGCATCCGCCAGATCATCACCGCCAAGCTTGAAGACCAGACACCCGATCCGCAGGTACAGGTGCGCCGGCTGGCGGGTGACGGGTCCACCGTCAGCCTGCTGGGGTCGATCAGCGGTCAGGGCGTCTATGCCATCGAACGTCCGACCCGGACGCTGTCCTCGATGATCGCACGCGCCGGTGGCGTCACGATCAAGCCGGAGATCGCGCAGATCAAGATCATCCGCGGCAACCGGACCGAGACGATCTGGTTCCAGGACCTCTACAAGAACCCCGATTTCGACATCGCCCTGCGCGGCGGCGACCGCATCCTGGTCGAAGAGGACACCCGCGCCTTCACCGCGCTTGGCGCGACGGGCACACAGGCGCGCGTTCCCTTCGAGGCGCAGAGCATCTCTGCCGTCGAGGCCATCGCAACCGTCGGCGGCCTGATCTCGGCCACGGCAGATCCGACCGGCGTTTTCGTGTTCCGCAACGAACCCGCGGAAATCGCCAACCACGTCCTGGGCCGGACAGACCTGGTCGGTGCACAGCGCATGGTCTACGTGCTGGACCTGACCGAACCGAACGGCATGTTCATGGCACGCGACTTCGTCATCCGCGACCAGGACACGCTCTACGTGACCGAAGCGCCGTATGTGCAGTGGGACAAGACCATCGCATCCCTGACAGGATCGCTCAGCTCGGTGGCAACGGTCACCGATATTTCCGACACGCTCAGTGGCAGCGGGGACTAA
- a CDS encoding secondary thiamine-phosphate synthase enzyme YjbQ, translating into MQTTFTISTTGPGLYEFTRDVTRWAGQGGDGLLTLFVRHTSASLLIQENADPEVQTDLRAFFDRLVPPSTHPSMAYLTHTYEGPDDMPAHIKAALMPVSLTIPVTQGRLALGTWQGIYLFEHRSAPHQRQVAAHLG; encoded by the coding sequence GTGCAGACAACCTTCACGATTTCGACAACCGGCCCCGGCCTCTACGAATTCACCCGCGACGTGACGCGTTGGGCCGGGCAGGGGGGCGATGGCCTGCTGACGCTGTTCGTCCGGCACACCTCGGCCTCCCTGCTGATCCAGGAGAATGCCGACCCGGAGGTGCAGACGGATCTGCGTGCCTTCTTTGACCGGCTCGTGCCACCCAGCACGCATCCCTCGATGGCCTACCTGACTCACACGTACGAAGGTCCCGACGACATGCCCGCGCACATCAAGGCGGCGCTGATGCCCGTGTCCCTGACGATCCCGGTCACGCAGGGGCGGCTCGCGCTGGGGACGTGGCAGGGGATCTACCTGTTCGAGCACAGATCGGCACCGCATCAACGCCAAGTGGCCGCCCACCTAGGCTGA
- a CDS encoding capsule biosynthesis protein produces MGDMAKISKGSGDQRVFLFLQGPHGPFFHRLAQMLRKTGAKVWRVGFNAGDRAFWFHPKTFLPFRGTQDQWRAWLIDLLHEKRITDLVLYGDVRRIHAEAVEEARRRGITVHVFEEGYMRPYWVTYERGGSNGHSRLMDMTVADMRRALEKSDMEAPLPPAHWGDMRQHIFYGALYHWFVMFRNGDFRNFQPHRSLTVFQEFLLYLQRLTLMPLTWADRVIATLRIRQGGFPYHLCLMQLEHDSSFQKHSPFTTMPDFLGMVIEGFASGAPGHHHLVFKAHPLEDDRAGVRKAIRAAAKRHGVGDRVHYVRGGKLAQLLNDARTAVTVNSTAAQQVLWRGIPLKVFGDAVYAKPEFVSTQPLPEFFALPSRPDNKAYKDYRRYLLETSQLPGGFYSARGRRQLLRQVVDMMLAGDDPYDAFERGTAAPRQQLRVVH; encoded by the coding sequence ATGGGCGATATGGCGAAGATCAGCAAGGGCAGCGGCGACCAGAGGGTCTTTCTGTTCCTTCAGGGACCGCACGGGCCGTTCTTCCACCGTCTGGCCCAGATGCTGCGCAAGACCGGCGCGAAGGTCTGGCGTGTCGGTTTCAACGCCGGGGACCGGGCCTTCTGGTTCCATCCGAAGACCTTCCTGCCCTTCCGCGGCACGCAGGACCAGTGGCGGGCCTGGCTGATCGACCTCCTGCACGAGAAGCGGATCACCGACCTCGTGCTGTACGGCGACGTGCGCCGCATCCACGCCGAGGCGGTGGAGGAAGCGCGCCGCCGCGGCATCACCGTGCACGTCTTCGAAGAAGGCTACATGCGCCCCTACTGGGTGACGTATGAACGCGGCGGTTCCAACGGGCACTCACGGCTGATGGACATGACCGTTGCGGACATGCGCCGCGCGCTTGAGAAGTCCGACATGGAGGCCCCCCTGCCCCCGGCGCATTGGGGCGACATGCGGCAGCATATCTTCTATGGCGCGCTCTACCATTGGTTCGTGATGTTCCGGAACGGCGATTTCCGCAACTTCCAGCCGCACCGCTCCCTGACGGTATTCCAGGAATTCCTGCTGTACCTCCAGCGCCTGACCTTGATGCCGCTCACCTGGGCGGACCGCGTGATCGCCACGCTGCGCATCCGGCAGGGCGGATTCCCCTACCACCTGTGCCTGATGCAACTGGAGCATGACTCCAGCTTCCAGAAACACTCCCCCTTCACCACGATGCCCGATTTCCTCGGGATGGTGATCGAGGGCTTCGCGTCGGGCGCCCCCGGCCACCACCACCTCGTGTTCAAGGCGCATCCGCTGGAAGACGACCGTGCCGGTGTGCGCAAGGCGATCCGCGCGGCCGCGAAGCGCCACGGCGTGGGCGACCGGGTCCATTACGTGCGCGGCGGCAAGCTGGCGCAGCTGCTGAACGATGCGCGCACCGCCGTTACCGTGAACTCTACGGCTGCACAGCAGGTGTTGTGGCGCGGCATTCCGCTCAAGGTGTTCGGCGATGCGGTCTATGCCAAGCCGGAGTTCGTCTCCACCCAGCCACTGCCCGAGTTCTTTGCCCTGCCCTCCCGGCCCGATAACAAGGCCTACAAGGACTACCGCCGCTATCTTCTTGAAACCTCGCAACTTCCCGGCGGTTTCTATTCGGCCCGCGGGCGGCGGCAATTGCTGCGGCAAGTGGTCGACATGATGCTGGCCGGGGACGATCCTTACGACGCCTTCGAACGCGGAACCGCGGCCCCAAGGCAACAGTTGCGCGTGGTGCACTGA
- a CDS encoding capsular polysaccharide biosynthesis protein — MRRILDLAGYRVSLGMPGPDDLVGVWGQSPYAWRGERMAERSGASLVRVEDAFLRSLHPGRRGEPPFGLLIDRSGVHFDGGAPSDLERLLATEPLDDHALLERARGAMARLQDGRLSKYSASDPEAEAPAPGYVLVVDQTVGDASVRASGGDRSRFLEMLFVAREENPGARIVVKTHPETAQALRDGHFRDEDAGGPVTLYDGDASPWVLLEGAVRVYTLSSQMGFEAIVAGHKPRVFGRPFYAGWGLTDDEEVFPRRNRRLTRAQLFAGAMILYPTWYDPHRDRLCQLEDVIGSLEARTRAWREDRHGWIVSSARLWKRGLLQKFFGKEKRLRFEDDVDKAVELSQQTGRRLMIWANAGGGRGVHLEDGFLRSRGLGATLVPPLSLVLDPDGIHFDPETPSALEHMIQRRAGGLRSDQIERVHRLIQAMVSGGLSKYNLSGGLPDLPEGHRILVPGQVEDDASILRGSPMVQSNTELLKRARQANPSAVILWKPHPDVEAGLRKGAVEDPMRWADARLDGADIAQVLDAVDEVWTMTSQTGFEALLRGLKVVTLGVPFYAGWGLTRDLGPIPARRLSGPRPSLESLVHAVLIDYPRYHDPHMREACSVETVIHRLKEGPIPHPGPLNRGLSKLQGALASHTWIWRR, encoded by the coding sequence GTGCGTCGCATTCTGGATCTTGCAGGATACCGGGTGTCGCTGGGTATGCCCGGCCCCGACGACCTTGTGGGCGTCTGGGGGCAATCGCCTTACGCCTGGCGCGGCGAACGCATGGCCGAGAGGTCGGGGGCGTCGCTGGTCCGGGTAGAAGATGCCTTCCTGCGCTCCCTCCATCCCGGTCGGCGGGGAGAGCCGCCCTTCGGCCTGCTGATCGACCGGAGTGGCGTGCATTTCGACGGCGGTGCGCCGTCCGATCTGGAGCGGCTGCTGGCGACCGAGCCGCTTGACGACCACGCCTTGCTGGAACGCGCACGGGGTGCCATGGCGCGGCTGCAGGACGGACGTCTCTCGAAGTACAGCGCCTCCGATCCGGAAGCGGAGGCCCCTGCCCCCGGTTATGTTCTTGTTGTGGATCAGACAGTTGGCGATGCTTCCGTGCGCGCCTCGGGCGGTGACCGCTCTCGTTTCCTCGAGATGCTGTTCGTCGCACGAGAGGAAAACCCCGGCGCCCGGATCGTCGTAAAAACCCATCCGGAAACGGCGCAGGCGCTGCGCGACGGCCATTTCCGTGATGAGGACGCAGGCGGCCCTGTCACGCTCTACGACGGCGATGCCAGCCCGTGGGTTCTGCTTGAAGGCGCGGTCCGGGTCTATACCCTGTCCTCGCAAATGGGGTTCGAGGCAATCGTTGCGGGCCACAAGCCGCGCGTCTTCGGGCGGCCGTTCTACGCCGGATGGGGCCTGACCGACGACGAAGAGGTCTTCCCCCGCCGAAACCGTCGCCTGACCCGTGCACAGTTGTTCGCAGGCGCGATGATCCTTTACCCGACATGGTACGACCCACACCGCGACCGGCTGTGTCAGCTTGAGGACGTGATCGGCTCTCTCGAAGCCCGCACGCGCGCCTGGCGCGAGGATCGCCACGGCTGGATCGTGTCGAGCGCCCGGCTGTGGAAAAGGGGCCTTCTGCAGAAATTCTTCGGCAAGGAGAAGCGCCTGCGGTTCGAAGATGATGTGGACAAGGCTGTGGAGCTTTCGCAGCAAACCGGCCGCCGCCTGATGATATGGGCCAATGCCGGTGGCGGACGGGGCGTGCATCTGGAGGACGGGTTTCTCAGATCGCGCGGATTGGGTGCGACGCTGGTGCCGCCCCTGTCTCTCGTGCTCGATCCCGATGGGATTCACTTCGATCCGGAGACACCGTCGGCCCTGGAACACATGATTCAACGCCGCGCGGGCGGCCTGCGATCTGACCAGATCGAACGTGTCCACAGACTTATACAGGCGATGGTCTCGGGTGGCTTGTCCAAATACAACCTTTCGGGCGGATTGCCCGACCTGCCGGAAGGCCACCGCATCCTGGTGCCCGGACAGGTGGAGGACGACGCCTCCATCCTGCGCGGCAGCCCGATGGTCCAGTCGAACACCGAATTGCTGAAGCGCGCGCGCCAAGCGAACCCGTCCGCTGTCATACTCTGGAAGCCCCACCCCGACGTAGAGGCAGGGCTGCGCAAGGGCGCCGTCGAGGATCCCATGCGATGGGCGGATGCGCGTCTGGACGGCGCCGATATCGCACAGGTCCTGGATGCCGTGGACGAAGTCTGGACCATGACCTCTCAGACCGGGTTCGAGGCGCTGCTGCGCGGTCTCAAGGTGGTGACGCTTGGCGTGCCCTTCTATGCCGGCTGGGGCCTGACTCGCGATCTCGGCCCGATCCCCGCCCGGCGGCTGAGCGGGCCGCGCCCCTCGCTGGAATCGCTCGTCCACGCGGTATTGATCGATTACCCGCGTTACCACGACCCGCACATGCGCGAGGCTTGCAGCGTCGAGACGGTCATTCACCGGCTGAAAGAAGGCCCGATCCCACACCCCGGTCCGCTGAATCGCGGCCTGTCGAAACTGCAGGGCGCACTGGCCAGCCACACGTGGATCTGGCGGCGTTAA
- a CDS encoding SDR family oxidoreductase, which yields MSKTLFITGASSGIGAATARAAVARGWTVGLFARSEDKLSALADELGDAALPLVGDATSLEEQRAAIGKLVDRFGGLNAAFANAGTGLSAAGTEKGDPDEWETLVQLNVLGLLWTVKAAMPALKSSKGHMLLTGSAAGRTHIKGSVYGASKWFVHGYGGNLAEEMREWGGRCTVIAPGMVDTPFFDEAKPDKLKPEDIADAVVFALEADPRACVQEIFVMPTG from the coding sequence ATGAGCAAGACACTTTTCATCACCGGCGCCTCTTCGGGGATCGGGGCCGCGACGGCCCGGGCTGCGGTGGCGCGCGGCTGGACAGTCGGGCTGTTCGCACGTTCCGAGGACAAGCTTTCAGCACTGGCGGATGAACTCGGGGACGCCGCACTTCCCTTGGTGGGCGATGCGACCTCGCTTGAGGAACAGCGCGCGGCAATCGGCAAGCTGGTGGACCGCTTCGGCGGTCTGAACGCGGCCTTCGCCAACGCGGGCACAGGCCTCTCCGCTGCGGGAACAGAGAAGGGCGACCCTGACGAGTGGGAAACGCTGGTACAACTGAACGTGCTGGGTCTGCTGTGGACCGTCAAGGCGGCGATGCCGGCACTGAAGTCCAGCAAGGGCCACATGCTGCTGACCGGTTCCGCCGCCGGCCGGACGCACATCAAGGGATCGGTCTATGGCGCGTCGAAGTGGTTCGTGCACGGCTACGGCGGCAACCTCGCCGAGGAAATGCGCGAATGGGGAGGACGCTGCACGGTGATCGCACCGGGCATGGTGGATACGCCGTTCTTTGACGAGGCAAAGCCGGACAAGCTGAAGCCGGAGGACATTGCCGACGCGGTGGTCTTCGCGCTGGAAGCCGATCCGCGCGCCTGCGTGCAGGAAATCTTCGTGATGCCGACCGGCTGA
- the ribD gene encoding bifunctional diaminohydroxyphosphoribosylaminopyrimidine deaminase/5-amino-6-(5-phosphoribosylamino)uracil reductase RibD has product MAQALALGRRGMGQTWPNPAVGCLIVRKGRVVGRGWTQPSGRPHAETQALAMAGEAARGATAYVTLEPCAHHGKTPPCTDALIAAGVARVVAPIADSDPRVAGQGFEKLRQNGIEVRTGVLAQEAMHDHAGFFLRVEHGRPWLTLKLAMSVDGRIATATGESQWITGPEARHAVHALRASHDAVLVGGGTARADNPRLTVRGFDRSRPPVRIVASRHLDLPLLSDLARTAKDVPVWLCHGADARGDLLTAWQGIGARLLTVPLAGGRLDAAALLKTLGQEGLTRVFCEGGGQLAASLLAQDLVDELHVFTAGLALGAEGHPGIGALGVDRLREAPRFTLVDVCQRGGDVQHVWRRGSAT; this is encoded by the coding sequence ATGGCCCAGGCTCTGGCCTTGGGCCGCCGCGGCATGGGCCAGACTTGGCCCAACCCAGCCGTCGGCTGCCTGATCGTGCGCAAGGGCCGCGTCGTCGGGCGGGGCTGGACGCAGCCTTCGGGCCGCCCGCACGCAGAAACGCAGGCGCTGGCCATGGCCGGGGAGGCCGCCCGCGGCGCAACGGCCTATGTCACACTCGAACCCTGCGCGCATCACGGCAAGACACCACCCTGCACGGACGCGCTGATTGCGGCCGGTGTCGCACGGGTGGTTGCTCCGATCGCCGACAGCGACCCGAGGGTCGCCGGGCAAGGGTTTGAAAAGCTGAGGCAAAACGGTATCGAGGTCCGCACCGGGGTTCTGGCTCAGGAAGCGATGCATGACCATGCCGGTTTCTTCCTGCGGGTCGAGCATGGACGCCCCTGGCTGACGCTGAAACTGGCCATGAGCGTCGACGGGCGGATCGCCACGGCGACCGGCGAAAGCCAGTGGATCACCGGACCGGAGGCGCGCCACGCAGTGCACGCCCTGCGCGCCAGTCATGACGCCGTTCTGGTCGGGGGCGGGACGGCCCGCGCCGACAATCCGCGCCTTACCGTCCGCGGGTTTGACCGCAGCCGGCCTCCGGTCCGCATCGTGGCGTCGCGCCACCTCGACCTGCCGCTGCTCAGCGACCTTGCCCGTACCGCAAAGGACGTTCCCGTCTGGCTCTGCCACGGGGCGGATGCGCGCGGTGACCTGCTGACCGCCTGGCAGGGCATCGGGGCGCGCCTGCTTACCGTGCCGCTTGCGGGCGGGCGGCTGGATGCCGCGGCTTTGCTGAAGACTTTGGGGCAGGAGGGGCTGACACGGGTCTTCTGCGAGGGCGGCGGCCAGCTGGCCGCATCGCTTCTGGCGCAGGACCTCGTGGACGAACTTCACGTGTTCACCGCGGGCTTGGCACTGGGTGCCGAAGGCCATCCGGGGATAGGCGCGCTGGGGGTCGACAGGCTCCGCGAAGCGCCCCGTTTCACCCTTGTGGATGTTTGCCAGCGAGGGGGCGACGTCCAGCACGTCTGGAGGCGGGGTTCCGCGACGTAA
- a CDS encoding DUF1353 domain-containing protein: MPRPRRLFLALATVAAIGIAGAVIGLPEIIARRAAQVAQTCLDLADRETRCRFIGGPLEMQGQPVFMEGFNQAFLPTRDEIEFIDASGETWTAPRQTLTDGATIPPIFAPLIGDRQSREYLMAAALHDAYCGVGNDALPTWRTRAWQDVHRMFYEALLVNGTPPQKAKIMFAAVYLGGPRWDDPARDLSEVPQEALQKEMAWCLEWIEQTDPDVEAIAAWMTKREADLKAGKQVRPAVLGAPASE; the protein is encoded by the coding sequence ATGCCACGCCCCCGCCGTCTTTTCCTTGCTCTCGCCACAGTGGCGGCCATCGGCATTGCCGGTGCGGTGATCGGCTTGCCGGAGATCATCGCGCGCCGGGCAGCGCAGGTGGCCCAGACCTGCCTCGACCTTGCGGATCGCGAGACGCGCTGCAGGTTCATCGGCGGGCCGCTGGAGATGCAGGGGCAGCCCGTCTTCATGGAGGGGTTCAACCAAGCCTTCCTGCCCACCCGGGACGAGATCGAGTTCATCGACGCCAGCGGCGAGACATGGACCGCTCCCCGGCAGACACTGACCGACGGTGCCACGATCCCGCCGATCTTCGCGCCGCTCATCGGGGACCGCCAAAGTCGCGAATACCTCATGGCGGCGGCGCTGCACGATGCCTATTGCGGTGTCGGCAACGATGCCCTGCCGACGTGGCGCACCCGCGCGTGGCAGGACGTGCACCGCATGTTCTACGAGGCGCTTTTGGTCAACGGAACGCCACCGCAGAAGGCGAAGATCATGTTCGCGGCGGTCTATCTGGGCGGTCCGCGCTGGGACGATCCGGCGCGCGATCTGTCCGAAGTGCCGCAAGAGGCGCTGCAGAAGGAAATGGCGTGGTGCCTCGAATGGATCGAACAGACCGACCCGGACGTGGAGGCCATCGCCGCATGGATGACGAAGCGGGAGGCCGATCTGAAGGCGGGAAAGCAGGTCCGGCCCGCCGTTCTCGGCGCTCCCGCCAGTGAATGA
- a CDS encoding HlyU family transcriptional regulator: protein MSIWNKLFGGGEAPKPAAEAIDYEGFRIIPQPMSEDGGFRICAIIEADMDGETRTHRLIRADVIRDADEAREASVAKAKQMIDQQGARIFS from the coding sequence ATGTCCATCTGGAACAAACTCTTCGGCGGCGGCGAGGCTCCAAAGCCCGCCGCCGAAGCCATTGACTACGAGGGCTTTCGCATCATCCCTCAGCCGATGTCGGAAGATGGCGGGTTCCGCATCTGCGCGATCATCGAGGCGGATATGGACGGCGAAACCCGCACTCATCGCTTGATCCGCGCCGACGTCATTCGTGACGCAGACGAGGCGCGCGAAGCCTCCGTCGCCAAGGCAAAGCAGATGATCGACCAGCAGGGCGCCCGGATCTTTTCCTGA
- the yghX gene encoding YghX family hydrolase: protein MNDHTPPRRMTAEDFDQELLDLYDFYAHGKISKREFLDGAARFAVGGLTAAALLNMLSPNYALAEQVSFNDPDILPEYVMYPSPNGHGEVRGYLVTPAGAEGPLPAVVVIHENRGLNPYIEDVARRLAKAGFIAVAPDGLTSVGGYPGNDAEGRELQQTVDSTKLMNDFFAAYEWLAAHEATTGKVGCVGFCYGGGVCNALAVAYPELNASVPFYGRQANAADVPKIEAPLLLHYAELDERVNEGWPEYEAALKEHGKTYTAHIYPGVNHGFHNDSTPRYDEAAAELAWQRTLAFFNEHLS, encoded by the coding sequence ATGAACGATCATACGCCGCCGCGCCGGATGACCGCCGAGGATTTCGACCAGGAACTGCTGGATCTTTACGATTTCTACGCACACGGGAAGATCTCGAAACGGGAGTTCCTCGATGGTGCGGCCCGGTTCGCGGTGGGCGGTCTGACAGCCGCTGCCCTGCTGAACATGCTTTCTCCGAATTATGCGCTGGCGGAACAGGTCAGTTTCAACGACCCCGACATTCTGCCGGAATACGTGATGTACCCGTCCCCCAACGGGCACGGCGAGGTGCGCGGCTACCTCGTGACCCCGGCCGGAGCCGAAGGTCCGCTGCCTGCGGTCGTCGTCATTCACGAGAACCGCGGCCTGAACCCCTACATCGAGGACGTCGCGCGCCGTCTGGCAAAGGCCGGGTTCATCGCGGTTGCGCCGGACGGTCTGACCTCTGTCGGCGGCTACCCCGGCAATGACGCAGAGGGGCGAGAGCTGCAGCAGACGGTCGACAGCACCAAGCTGATGAACGATTTCTTCGCGGCCTACGAATGGCTTGCCGCGCATGAGGCCACGACGGGCAAAGTCGGATGCGTGGGGTTCTGCTATGGCGGCGGGGTCTGCAATGCCCTCGCAGTTGCCTATCCCGAACTGAACGCATCGGTGCCGTTCTACGGTCGTCAGGCGAATGCGGCGGACGTGCCGAAGATCGAAGCGCCGCTCCTGCTGCACTATGCCGAGCTGGACGAACGCGTCAACGAAGGCTGGCCGGAGTACGAGGCGGCGCTCAAGGAGCACGGCAAGACCTACACGGCGCACATTTATCCGGGGGTCAACCACGGCTTCCACAACGATTCAACGCCGCGTTACGACGAGGCGGCTGCGGAACTGGCGTGGCAAAGAACGCTCGCCTTCTTCAACGAGCACCTGAGCTGA
- the nrdR gene encoding transcriptional regulator NrdR — protein sequence MRCPFCGNIDTQVKDSRPAEDHVSIRRRRFCPACGGRFTTYERVQLRDLVVIKSNGRREDFDRDKLERSIRIALQKRPIEPERIDQMISGIVRRLESMGETDIPSKMIGEIVMETLARIDTVAYVRFASVYKNFQAADDFDKFVSELRPDPNLPPPAK from the coding sequence ATGCGCTGCCCGTTTTGCGGAAATATCGACACTCAAGTGAAGGACTCCCGGCCGGCCGAAGACCACGTGTCGATCCGCCGCCGTCGCTTCTGCCCCGCCTGCGGCGGGCGTTTCACCACCTACGAGCGTGTGCAGCTGCGTGACCTCGTGGTCATCAAGTCCAACGGACGGCGCGAGGATTTCGACCGCGACAAGCTGGAACGCTCGATCCGGATCGCCCTCCAGAAACGCCCGATAGAGCCGGAGCGCATCGACCAGATGATTTCCGGGATCGTGCGGCGGCTGGAAAGCATGGGCGAAACCGACATCCCCTCCAAGATGATCGGCGAGATCGTGATGGAGACGCTGGCCCGTATCGACACCGTGGCCTACGTCCGGTTTGCCAGCGTTTACAAGAACTTCCAGGCGGCGGACGACTTCGACAAGTTCGTCTCCGAGCTGCGGCCCGACCCGAACCTGCCGCCGCCGGCCAAGTGA